In Cydia pomonella isolate Wapato2018A chromosome 1, ilCydPomo1, whole genome shotgun sequence, one genomic interval encodes:
- the LOC133516539 gene encoding uncharacterized protein LOC133516539, whose amino-acid sequence MNGTCLARRECNDLNGTITGTCASRRGRCCVVSRGCGSTTNVNNTYFTSPGYPAAYAGGAACSIIVNRCSSNICQLRIDFLDMVLAQPDGDGVCTTDSITVTGGNTIVPTLCGDNTGQTIFVDFNGDTAITVTITATSSTTFSRRWNVKLTQIACDCPGLAPNGCLQYYTGVTGTISSFNYGTAANTALSASLVTGTRQIANLNYGICIRMEAGYCAIQYSQTADIYSFTVTGDVEGADNTVLGTTVGAVNDGACTTDFVVIPNPTVIATGLAVGTDRFCGLGFVPVQTGAKPFVLYVVTDGNEGATATTAPDVANRGFSLAYTQVAC is encoded by the exons ATGAATGGCACGTGTTTGGCGCGCCGGGAGTGTAACGACCTCAATGGGACCATCACTGGGACATGCGCTTCAAGAAGAGGCCGATGCTGCGTAG TGTCCCGCGGGTGTGGCAGTACCACCAACGTGAACAACACGTACTTCACAAGCCCGGGATACCCGGCCGCGTACGCTGGCGGGGCCGCCTGCAGCATCATCGTCAACCGATGCAGCAGTAACATCTGTCAG CTCCGTATCGACTTCCTGGACATGGTGCTCGCTCAGCCGGACGGCGACGGTGTTTGCACGACCGACTCCATCACTGTGACGGGCGGCAACACGATTGTGCCAACGCTCTGCGGCGACAACACCGGCCAGACCATCTTCGTCGACTTCAACGGCGACACGGCAATCACAGTCACAATTACTGCTACCTCAAGTACCACATTCAGTAGACGTTGGAACGTAAAGCTTACACAAATTGCCTGTGATTGCCCTGGATTAG CACCCAACGGCTGCCTGCAGTACTACACCGGTGTCACAGGCACCATCTCCAGCTTCAACTACGGCACGGCCGCCAACACGGCGCTTAGCGCTTCGCTCGTCACCGGCACTCGCCAGATCGCTAACTTGAACTACGGCATATGCATCAGGATGGAGGCCGGCTACTGTGCCATACAATATTCTCAG acgGCTGACATCTACTCGTTCACGGTGACCGGCGACGTGGAAGGCGCGGACAACACCGTGCTGGGCACGACGGTGGGCGCGGTCAACGACGGCGCCTGCACCACGGACTTCGTGGTCATACCCAACCCCACAGTTATCGCCACCGGCCTCGCGGTCGGCACTGACCGCTTCTGCGGGCTGGGCTTCGTTCCCGTTCAAA CGGGAGCCAAGCCGTTCGTGCTGTACGTGGTGACGGACGGCAACGAAGGCGCCACGGCCACCACCGCGCCCGACGTCGCCAACCGCGGCTTCAGCCTGGCCTACACGCAGGTGGCCTGCTAA